A genomic segment from Sciurus carolinensis chromosome 1, mSciCar1.2, whole genome shotgun sequence encodes:
- the Insl5 gene encoding insulin-like peptide INSL5, producing MKGSTFALFLFAVLLAISKVRSKEIVKLCGLEYRRTVIYICASSRWRRHLEGISRVQQGESRNYFQLPNRHEVSEENIAQDLPKVDSSGEKHFGEGQIPMEGLWESKKHSVMSRQDLETLCCTEGCSMTDLSTLC from the exons ATGAAGGGCTCCACTTTCGCTCTGTTTCTATTTGCTGTCCTACTTGCCATCTCCAAGGTGAGGAGCAAGGAGATTGTGAAGCTCTGCGGCCTGGAGTACAGAAGAACAGTCATCTACATCTGCGCTAGCTCCAGGTGGAGAAGACACCTGGAGGGGATCTCTCGAGTTCAGCAAG GTGAGAGCAGAAACTACTTCCAGCTTCCAAATAgacatgaggtttcagaggaaaacATAGCCCAGGACCTTCCCAAGGTGGATTCCTCAGGCGAGAAACATTTTGGGGAGGGACAGATCCCCATGGAAGGACTTTGGGAGTCAAAGAAGCATTCAGTGATGTCAAGGCAAGACTTAGAAACTCTGTGCTGCACTGAAGGCTGTTCCATGACTGATCTGAGCACTCTTTGTTAG